In bacterium, a single genomic region encodes these proteins:
- a CDS encoding thiazole synthase — protein sequence MLKIADKEFSSRLLIGTGKFPSHEVMRRSLDASGGEIVTVALRRVDFTSPAFDILNFIDRERYLILPNTSGARTADEAVTLARLANEAGLGKWIKLEVVPEPRYLLPDPVETLRAAEVLVREGFVVLPYMNADPILAKRLEEAGTAAVMPLGSPIGSNRGLRTRDSLKIIIEQAQVPVVVDAGLGAPSHAAEAMEMGADAVLVNTAIAIADDPVVMARAFRLGVDAGRAAFKAGRAAELDHAEASSPLTGFLND from the coding sequence ATGTTGAAAATCGCGGATAAAGAGTTCTCATCGAGGCTGCTCATCGGCACGGGCAAGTTCCCCTCGCACGAGGTGATGAGGCGATCGCTCGATGCGTCCGGGGGCGAGATCGTCACCGTCGCCCTGCGGAGGGTGGACTTCACCTCCCCTGCCTTCGACATCTTGAACTTCATCGACCGCGAGAGATATCTCATCCTCCCCAACACCTCCGGCGCGAGGACGGCGGACGAGGCTGTGACCCTGGCCAGGCTCGCCAACGAGGCCGGCCTGGGAAAATGGATCAAGCTCGAGGTGGTCCCGGAGCCGCGATACCTCCTGCCTGATCCGGTGGAGACGCTCCGCGCCGCGGAGGTGCTGGTCCGCGAAGGATTCGTGGTGCTGCCCTACATGAACGCCGACCCGATACTGGCAAAGCGCCTCGAGGAGGCCGGGACCGCCGCGGTCATGCCGCTGGGCAGCCCGATCGGCTCCAACCGCGGCCTCCGCACGCGCGACTCGCTCAAGATCATCATCGAGCAGGCGCAGGTGCCGGTCGTGGTGGACGCCGGCCTCGGCGCGCCGTCGCACGCGGCGGAGGCGATGGAGATGGGGGCGGACGCGGTGCTTGTGAACACCGCAATAGCGATAGCCGACGATCCGGTGGTCATGGCTCGGGCATTCAGGCTGGGCGTGGATGCGGGCCGCGCAGCGTTCAAGGCGGGCCGCGCAGCCGAGCTCGATCATGCGGAGGCGTCCAGCCCGCTGACGGGTTTTCTCAATGATTAA
- a CDS encoding MBL fold metallo-hydrolase, whose translation MSTKISCTYIGQGTTQVWLGETMILTDPHLGKRAFLSPRLQKLPITPSSMPDPACILLSHTHCDHLDISSYKYISTGVPIVVPEGKEPAIGRYLPNPVIELAHYAVHELACGVEITALPVIHSSSHIFDLGISRSNAYLIRKPGMEGAVYFCGDSAYGPHFRETGNLGRIELALLPIGSYEPRWLMRNKHMTPAEAINAFEELGAAHMVPIHHGTFRLSLESPAAPRRWLEKILEERPDLRSRVHPLEPGEKFEFEAAAPSVEKVA comes from the coding sequence ATGAGCACAAAGATTTCATGCACATACATCGGTCAGGGGACGACCCAGGTGTGGTTGGGCGAAACCATGATCCTCACCGACCCGCACTTGGGAAAGCGGGCCTTCCTCTCCCCAAGGCTGCAGAAGCTGCCGATAACGCCGTCCTCCATGCCGGACCCGGCCTGCATCCTGCTCTCGCACACGCACTGCGATCACCTTGACATCTCGAGCTACAAGTACATCTCCACGGGCGTGCCGATCGTCGTGCCCGAGGGCAAAGAACCGGCAATCGGGCGCTATCTGCCCAATCCCGTGATCGAGCTCGCTCACTATGCGGTGCACGAGCTCGCGTGCGGAGTGGAGATCACTGCCCTGCCCGTGATCCACAGCTCGAGCCACATATTCGATCTCGGCATCTCCCGGTCGAACGCGTACCTCATCAGAAAACCGGGGATGGAGGGCGCCGTCTACTTCTGCGGCGACTCCGCCTACGGTCCGCACTTCCGCGAGACCGGCAACCTCGGCCGCATCGAACTCGCGCTGCTCCCGATCGGAAGCTACGAGCCGCGCTGGCTCATGAGGAACAAGCACATGACCCCGGCCGAGGCGATAAACGCATTCGAGGAGCTCGGCGCAGCGCACATGGTGCCCATCCATCACGGGACGTTCAGGCTCTCGCTGGAGAGCCCGGCGGCGCCGCGCAGATGGTTGGAGAAGATACTGGAGGAGAGGCCTGACTTGAGATCCAGGGTCCATCCGCTGGAGCCCGGCGAAAAGTTCGAATTCGAGGCGGCCGCTCCATCCGTCGAGAAGGTCGCATAG
- the thiS gene encoding sulfur carrier protein ThiS, protein MKIMINGEKKTIEQEQTISQILDMLRVPRAGTAVAINNAIVSRDRHECHVVAEGDRIDILRPIGGG, encoded by the coding sequence ATGAAGATAATGATCAACGGAGAGAAGAAGACGATCGAGCAGGAGCAGACCATCTCGCAGATCCTGGATATGCTCCGAGTGCCGCGCGCCGGCACTGCGGTGGCGATAAACAACGCCATCGTATCGAGGGACAGGCATGAATGTCACGTTGTGGCGGAGGGCGACAGGATAGACATATTGCGCCCCATCGGCGGAGGATGA